Proteins co-encoded in one Acidovorax sp. 69 genomic window:
- a CDS encoding phosphatidylglycerophosphatase A, with product MTASEPIQPLSPLRPSVRFMLAHPAHFIALGFGAGLAPKAPGTVGTLWAWLAYLVLQQWLSPLNMGLLIVASTVVGWWACTTTARHMRVADPGSIVLDEVVAFWLVLWLAMPMGWWGQLTAFALFRFFDAAKPGPVGWADSLFKGFGWRGGWGILWDDFVAAFCTLLVIAVWRFV from the coding sequence ATGACCGCTTCCGAGCCCATTCAACCCCTCTCGCCCCTGCGCCCCAGCGTGCGCTTCATGCTGGCCCACCCAGCCCACTTCATCGCACTGGGTTTTGGTGCGGGCCTGGCCCCCAAGGCGCCCGGCACGGTAGGCACGCTGTGGGCGTGGCTGGCCTACCTGGTGCTGCAGCAGTGGCTATCGCCCCTGAACATGGGCCTGCTGATCGTGGCCAGCACGGTGGTGGGCTGGTGGGCCTGCACGACCACCGCACGCCACATGCGCGTGGCCGACCCCGGCAGCATCGTGTTGGACGAAGTCGTGGCCTTCTGGCTGGTGCTGTGGCTGGCCATGCCCATGGGCTGGTGGGGCCAACTGACGGCGTTCGCGCTCTTTCGCTTTTTTGATGCCGCCAAGCCCGGCCCGGTGGGCTGGGCCGACAGCCTGTTCAAAGGGTTTGGCTGGCGCGGCGGCTGGGGTATCTTGTGGGACGACTTTGTG